The following proteins are co-located in the Nocardia bhagyanarayanae genome:
- a CDS encoding UDP-glucose dehydrogenase family protein — protein MRCTVFGTGYLGATHAACMAELGHDVIGVDVDPGKVAKLSDGVVPFYEPGLEEVLRRNLDAGRLRFTTSYPEAAAHADVHFLGVGTPQKKGEYAADLKYVHAVVDTLAPMLERPSVLIGKSTVPVGTAAALGARARDLASTDVEVAWNPEFLREGFAVQDTLRPDRLVLGVDHARDNAAWVEDLVREIYADLIAAEVPFLLTDLATAELVKVSANAFLATKISFINAVSEVCEATGADVTVLADALGYDARIGRRFLNAGLGFGGGCLPKDIRAFMARSGELGADHAVAFLREVDNINMRRRTKVVDMAAKACGGSLLGANVAVLGAAFKPESDDVRDSPALNVAGMIQLHGAVVTVYDPKALENSRRVFPTLNYATSVAEACDRADVVLVLTEWDEFTALRPRDLDRVVRGKSIIDGRNCLNRATWREAGWVYAGLGTP, from the coding sequence ATGCGATGCACAGTCTTCGGAACCGGGTACCTGGGGGCCACGCACGCCGCCTGCATGGCCGAGCTCGGGCACGACGTGATCGGGGTGGACGTCGATCCGGGCAAGGTGGCGAAGCTGTCCGACGGCGTGGTGCCGTTCTACGAGCCCGGCCTCGAGGAGGTGCTGCGCCGGAATCTCGACGCGGGCAGGCTCAGGTTCACCACGTCCTATCCGGAGGCTGCCGCGCACGCCGACGTGCATTTCCTCGGCGTCGGCACGCCGCAGAAGAAAGGCGAGTACGCCGCCGACCTGAAATACGTGCACGCCGTGGTGGATACGCTCGCGCCGATGCTGGAGCGGCCCTCGGTGCTGATCGGCAAGTCGACCGTTCCGGTTGGCACCGCGGCCGCGCTCGGCGCGCGCGCTCGGGATCTCGCGAGCACCGACGTCGAAGTGGCGTGGAATCCGGAGTTCCTGCGTGAGGGTTTCGCCGTGCAGGACACGCTGCGCCCCGACCGCCTGGTGCTCGGCGTCGACCACGCCAGGGACAACGCCGCCTGGGTCGAGGACCTGGTGCGCGAGATCTACGCCGATCTCATCGCGGCCGAGGTCCCCTTCCTGCTGACCGATCTGGCCACCGCGGAATTGGTGAAGGTCTCCGCGAACGCCTTTCTGGCGACGAAGATCTCGTTCATCAACGCGGTCTCGGAAGTATGCGAGGCGACCGGCGCCGACGTCACCGTGCTCGCCGACGCGCTCGGCTACGACGCGCGTATCGGTCGCCGATTCCTCAACGCGGGCTTGGGTTTCGGCGGCGGCTGTCTGCCCAAGGACATCCGGGCCTTCATGGCGCGCTCCGGCGAACTCGGCGCGGACCACGCCGTCGCGTTCCTGCGTGAGGTCGACAACATCAACATGCGCCGTCGCACCAAAGTGGTGGACATGGCCGCGAAGGCCTGCGGCGGTTCGCTGCTCGGCGCGAACGTCGCGGTGCTCGGCGCGGCATTCAAACCGGAATCCGACGACGTGCGCGACTCCCCCGCGCTGAACGTCGCGGGCATGATCCAGCTGCACGGCGCGGTGGTGACCGTGTACGACCCGAAGGCGCTGGAGAATTCGCGCCGGGTCTTCCCCACCCTGAACTACGCGACCTCGGTGGCCGAGGCGTGCGACCGCGCCGACGTGGTCCTCGTGCTCACCGAGTGGGACGAGTTCACGGCGCTGCGTCCGCGAGATCTCGATCGGGTGGTGCGCGGTAAGTCGATCATCGACGGTCGCAACTGTCTCAATCGTGCCACCTGGAGAGAGGCGGGATGGGTGTACGCCGGACTCGGCACACCGTAG
- a CDS encoding YdcF family protein → MRRRSVTRAVIGLVAVLVVAVVALWPVYVRPRTDPPAAADAILVLGGAHDGREQLGLRLAAAGYAPRVLFSDPYEYSARMNRICHGGYRFDVICFDPSPRTTRGEGRELARRARAEGWRRVIVVTFTPHISRARFVLEKCWDGELLFVDPEPDLSVFRWAYDYVYQSAGYAKAVFEDC, encoded by the coding sequence GTGCGACGACGTTCGGTGACCCGTGCCGTGATCGGTCTCGTCGCCGTGCTCGTCGTCGCTGTCGTCGCGCTCTGGCCGGTCTATGTCCGGCCGCGCACCGACCCGCCCGCGGCGGCCGACGCGATCCTGGTGCTCGGCGGCGCGCACGACGGCCGCGAGCAGCTCGGCCTGCGCCTGGCCGCGGCGGGTTACGCGCCGCGGGTGCTGTTCTCCGACCCCTACGAGTACAGCGCGCGGATGAACCGCATCTGTCACGGCGGTTACCGCTTCGACGTCATCTGCTTCGACCCGTCCCCGCGCACCACCCGCGGCGAGGGACGCGAGCTCGCTCGCCGGGCGCGCGCCGAAGGATGGCGCCGCGTCATCGTCGTCACCTTCACCCCGCACATCTCCCGCGCCCGGTTCGTTCTCGAAAAGTGTTGGGACGGTGAACTTCTCTTCGTCGATCCGGAACCGGATCTCTCGGTGTTCCGGTGGGCGTACGACTACGTCTACCAGTCGGCGGGGTATGCGAAGGCCGTCTTCGAGGACTGCTGA
- a CDS encoding nuclear transport factor 2 family protein, with protein MNKLRRALPILALPLALLATACSTGATATEDDSTRRQLRELLDRNKIHALVDRLAAALGEGRFDTFDKIYTADVYAKSPGGEVRGRDAVIALISRNHSNEHRQPHYISNVQIDLAGDRAAVRANAVLAIVPVSTADGKFAPEPLFTSGGAYRFDAVRTPEGWRFARVETAPVWAMGTLPS; from the coding sequence ATGAACAAGCTCCGCCGCGCACTTCCGATCCTCGCGTTGCCGTTGGCGCTGCTGGCCACCGCATGTTCGACCGGCGCCACCGCGACCGAGGACGACTCCACCCGGCGTCAGCTGCGAGAACTGCTGGACCGCAACAAGATCCATGCCCTGGTCGACCGTCTCGCGGCCGCGCTCGGCGAAGGGCGATTCGACACTTTCGACAAGATCTACACCGCCGACGTGTACGCCAAGTCTCCCGGCGGTGAGGTGCGAGGACGTGACGCCGTGATCGCGCTGATCAGCCGGAACCATTCGAACGAACACCGGCAGCCGCACTACATCAGCAACGTGCAGATCGACCTGGCGGGCGATCGCGCGGCGGTCCGGGCGAACGCGGTCCTCGCCATCGTTCCGGTATCCACCGCGGACGGCAAGTTCGCACCGGAACCCCTGTTCACGTCGGGCGGGGCCTACCGCTTCGACGCCGTCCGAACCCCCGAAGGCTGGCGATTCGCGCGCGTCGAAACCGCGCCCGTCTGGGCTATGGGCACGCTGCCGTCCTGA
- a CDS encoding alpha/beta hydrolase, whose amino-acid sequence MGYHRNGLRVALAALVSAAVIGGGVAWAEPVSSPGVVATSVRSADGSYIEKVEVQDGRNVRLLVHSAAMNKTYPVDVLRPEDVSEPRPVLYLLNGAGGGIDLATWKRNTDALEFLADKNINVVQIIGGPFSFYTDWVREDPVLGVNKWQTFVNEELPPLVDAALGSNGVNAIAGLSMAGTSVLNMAIAKPGHFRSVAVYSGIAQTSDPIGQRMVRATVEIWGGGDTRNMWGAVDDPLWAANDPILNAEKLRGTNIFASTGNGIPGIYDQPGGEFRLEPPEETPKTVAIGGVIEAGVNWSTRNLNNRLNQLGIPATFVYRDTGTHSWGYWQDDLKSSWPVLAKGLYSAP is encoded by the coding sequence ATGGGATACCACCGGAACGGTTTACGGGTCGCGTTGGCGGCGTTGGTGAGTGCCGCGGTGATCGGGGGTGGGGTGGCCTGGGCCGAGCCGGTGAGCAGTCCGGGGGTGGTGGCGACCTCGGTACGGTCGGCGGATGGGTCGTACATCGAGAAGGTGGAGGTGCAGGACGGCCGGAATGTGCGGCTGCTGGTGCACTCCGCGGCGATGAACAAGACCTATCCGGTGGATGTGCTTCGGCCCGAGGATGTTTCGGAGCCCAGGCCGGTGCTGTATCTGCTCAACGGCGCGGGTGGCGGTATCGATCTCGCGACCTGGAAGCGCAACACCGACGCGCTGGAGTTCTTGGCGGACAAGAACATCAACGTCGTGCAGATCATCGGCGGACCGTTCAGCTTCTACACCGACTGGGTGCGCGAGGACCCGGTGCTCGGTGTGAACAAATGGCAGACATTCGTCAACGAGGAACTGCCGCCGCTGGTGGACGCGGCGCTCGGTAGCAATGGCGTCAACGCCATCGCGGGGCTTTCGATGGCGGGCACGTCGGTGCTGAACATGGCCATCGCCAAGCCGGGCCATTTCCGCAGCGTGGCCGTCTACAGCGGCATCGCCCAGACCAGCGACCCCATCGGTCAGCGCATGGTGCGCGCGACGGTCGAGATCTGGGGCGGTGGCGACACCCGCAACATGTGGGGCGCCGTCGACGACCCGCTCTGGGCGGCCAACGATCCGATCCTGAACGCCGAGAAACTGCGCGGCACAAATATTTTCGCCTCCACCGGCAACGGCATCCCCGGTATCTACGACCAGCCGGGCGGAGAGTTCCGCCTCGAACCGCCGGAGGAAACCCCGAAGACCGTCGCCATCGGCGGCGTCATCGAGGCGGGCGTCAACTGGTCCACCCGCAACCTGAACAACCGCCTCAACCAACTCGGCATCCCCGCCACCTTCGTCTACCGCGACACCGGCACCCACTCCTGGGGTTACTGGCAGGACGACCTCAAGTCCTCCTGGCCGGTCCTCGCCAAGGGCCTCTACAGCGCGCCGTAG
- a CDS encoding acyl-CoA dehydrogenase family protein, translating into MDYDWSAADLAFRDEVRGFLDAKLTPELRRAGRLATSVYPDHEASMEWQHILHERGWAAPHWPVEHGGCDWSLTQHYIFSRESTLAGAPTLSPMGIRMVAPAIIAFGTPEQKAFYLPRILTGEIFFCQGYSEPEAGSDLASLSMAAIDDGDDFICTGSKIWTTHATEANWIFCLVRTSRTGKKQQGITFLLIDMNTPGIEIRPLVMTSGEQVQNQVFFDNVRVPKSNVLGRIDDGWTVAKYLLVHERGGAAAPMLQVMGQELAEAAARQPGPDGTPLIDDPGFALRLADARIRTDVLEVLEYRTISAMAQGKDPGPASSMLKILATELSQQLTELALDAAGTVGRVYQPHATAPGGPIAEFTPPADGYHSGDDWQAVAPLRYFNDRAGSIYAGSNEIQRNILAKAALGL; encoded by the coding sequence ATGGATTACGACTGGTCAGCGGCCGATCTGGCCTTTCGGGACGAGGTGCGGGGATTTCTCGACGCGAAGCTGACGCCGGAGTTGCGGCGGGCCGGGCGGCTGGCGACGAGCGTCTATCCGGACCACGAGGCCAGCATGGAGTGGCAGCACATTCTGCACGAACGGGGGTGGGCGGCGCCGCACTGGCCGGTGGAGCACGGCGGATGCGACTGGAGCCTGACCCAGCACTACATCTTCAGCCGGGAATCGACACTCGCCGGCGCGCCGACGCTGTCGCCGATGGGCATCAGAATGGTCGCGCCCGCCATCATCGCGTTCGGCACGCCCGAACAGAAGGCCTTCTACCTGCCGCGCATCCTCACCGGCGAGATCTTCTTCTGCCAGGGCTACTCCGAACCGGAAGCGGGCTCGGACCTGGCCTCGCTCAGCATGGCGGCGATCGACGACGGCGACGATTTCATCTGCACCGGAAGCAAGATCTGGACCACGCACGCCACCGAGGCCAACTGGATCTTCTGCCTGGTGCGTACCTCGCGCACGGGCAAGAAACAACAGGGCATCACCTTCCTGCTCATCGACATGAACACCCCGGGCATCGAGATCCGGCCGCTGGTCATGACCTCCGGCGAGCAGGTGCAGAACCAGGTGTTCTTCGACAACGTCCGGGTGCCCAAGAGCAACGTGCTCGGTCGCATCGACGACGGCTGGACCGTGGCGAAGTACCTGCTCGTGCACGAGCGCGGCGGCGCGGCGGCGCCGATGTTGCAGGTCATGGGTCAGGAGCTGGCCGAGGCGGCGGCGCGACAGCCCGGGCCGGACGGTACTCCGCTCATCGACGATCCCGGCTTCGCTCTGCGTTTGGCCGACGCCAGGATTCGCACCGACGTGCTGGAAGTGCTGGAATATCGGACGATTTCGGCGATGGCGCAGGGCAAGGACCCGGGCCCGGCCTCGTCGATGCTGAAAATCCTCGCGACCGAGTTGAGTCAGCAGCTGACCGAACTCGCGCTGGACGCCGCGGGCACGGTCGGACGCGTCTACCAGCCGCATGCCACCGCGCCGGGCGGGCCGATCGCCGAATTCACGCCGCCCGCGGACGGTTACCACAGCGGCGACGACTGGCAGGCCGTCGCGCCGCTGCGCTACTTCAACGACCGCGCCGGATCGATCTACGCCGGTAGCAACGAGATTCAGCGAAACATCCTCGCCAAAGCAGCATTGGGGCTCTGA
- a CDS encoding acyl-CoA dehydrogenase family protein encodes MDFTLTEEQQLLRDAVAGFLGVRYDLEKSRAAAKSAQGWQPAIWRGFAEELGILGATLPERVDGMGGGAAELMVIAEELGRALVVEPFVDTVVVGAGLLERSGGARADEVLRGIVAGDVRTAFASLEPTSGPTLHDVGTVARRDGDSWVLDGAKCVVTSAPLATHLLVTARTAGERRDRAGISLFLTEFDAANPPAGVEVHSYRTIDDRVGSDLTFTGFRLPADALLGAEGAAWDAIEPTVDVAIAAICAEAVGCLRRVLADTVEYAKQRQQFGVPIGSFQALQHRMVDMYMELEQAIAAAHLAAHALSAAPADRARALSAAKVTIGRAARFIGQNAVQLHGAMGMTEELAIGHYFKRLTALEREFGTTDHHRARYARLTRPSALSE; translated from the coding sequence ATGGACTTCACGCTCACCGAGGAGCAGCAACTGCTGCGCGACGCGGTCGCCGGATTCCTCGGCGTCCGCTACGACCTGGAGAAGAGCAGGGCCGCAGCGAAATCCGCGCAGGGCTGGCAGCCCGCCATCTGGCGCGGATTCGCCGAGGAGCTCGGGATTCTCGGCGCGACACTGCCCGAGCGGGTCGACGGAATGGGCGGTGGCGCCGCCGAATTGATGGTCATCGCCGAGGAATTGGGGCGCGCGCTGGTCGTCGAGCCGTTCGTCGACACCGTGGTGGTCGGCGCCGGTCTGCTGGAGCGATCGGGCGGCGCGCGGGCGGACGAAGTGCTGCGCGGGATCGTCGCGGGCGATGTTCGGACGGCGTTCGCGTCGCTGGAGCCGACTTCCGGTCCGACGCTGCACGACGTCGGCACCGTCGCGCGCCGGGACGGTGACTCGTGGGTGCTCGACGGAGCCAAATGCGTGGTGACCAGCGCGCCGCTCGCGACCCATCTGCTCGTCACCGCGCGCACCGCCGGTGAGCGGCGCGATCGAGCCGGAATCTCCTTGTTCCTCACCGAATTCGACGCGGCGAATCCGCCCGCCGGAGTCGAGGTGCACTCCTATCGCACCATCGACGACCGGGTCGGATCCGACCTCACCTTCACCGGATTCCGGCTCCCCGCCGACGCGCTGCTTGGCGCCGAAGGCGCGGCATGGGACGCGATCGAACCGACCGTGGACGTCGCGATCGCCGCGATCTGCGCCGAAGCCGTCGGCTGTCTGCGCAGAGTGCTGGCCGACACCGTCGAATACGCCAAGCAGCGCCAGCAATTCGGCGTGCCGATCGGCAGCTTCCAGGCCCTGCAACACCGCATGGTCGACATGTACATGGAACTGGAGCAGGCCATCGCCGCCGCTCACCTCGCCGCCCACGCCCTCTCGGCCGCCCCGGCCGACCGCGCCCGCGCCCTCTCCGCCGCCAAGGTCACCATCGGCCGCGCCGCCCGCTTCATCGGCCAGAACGCCGTCCAGCTCCACGGCGCCATGGGCATGACCGAAGAGCTCGCCATCGGCCACTACTTCAAACGCCTCACCGCCCTGGAACGCGAATTCGGCACCACCGACCACCACCGCGCCCGCTATGCGCGGTTGACCAGGCCCTCTGCGCTATCCGAGTGA
- a CDS encoding (Fe-S)-binding protein, producing the protein MNALTVTLGTIGAALSLLCWASFFGGVRNIARTIMVGQGAPDRWRPFFPRFKQMLVEFLAHTRMNKFRTVGWAHWLVMIGFIGGAMLWFEAYGQTFDPAFHWPIIGDTAIYHLWDEILGIGTVVGIGTLIVIRQLNHPRLPERLSRFSGSKFAPAYVIEAIVLLEGLGMIFVKAGKIATYHHSNAATDFFTMQVAKLLPASPTLVSIFAFIKLMSGMAFLYLVGRNVTWGVAWHRFSAFPNIYFKREDDGGVALGAAKPMMSNGKALDMENVDPDNDTLGAGRIEDFSWKGILDFTTCTECGRCQSQCPAWNTGKPLSPKLLIMSLRDHTYAKAPYLLAGGRKDMGGDEVGLVDAEGKPNEAALAKISEAAKAEAERPLVGGEDVNGIIDPEVLWSCTTCGACVEQCPVDIEHVDHIIDMRRYQVLIESEFPSELAGLFKNLENKGNPWGQNAKDRLNWINELDFQIPVYGKDADSFDGYEYLFWVGCAGAYEDRAKKTTKAVAELLATAGVKFMVLGDGETCTGDSARRAGNEFLFQQLAQQNIETLNEVFDGVADKKRKVVVTCAHCFNALNNEYPQVGGTYEVVHHTQLLNRLVRQKKLIPVASVTQNVTYHDPCYLGRHNKVYNAPRELMEASGSTLVEMPRHGERSMCCGAGGARMWMEEQLGKRINIDRVDEGLSTLAASNGSAPGKIATGCPFCRVMLNDGVTARQEKGEGEGVEVVDVAQLMLDAIERVEPATLTENLTVIQEPKAEPEPEPEPEPVAVATETPAAAKAAPTGGGLAMKGPAKAPGGLGMKGAAKAPSAKAEAAPAAEAAAPAKGLAMKGPAKAPGKGLGMKGAAKAPGAKAAAPAAEAPAAEASTAPAAPVKGLAMKGPAKAPGKGLGMKGAAKAPGAKAAAPAAEAAEAPAAEAPAAPPVKGLGMKGAAKAPGGKGLAMKGAAKAPGAKAEAPAAAEPAAETPAAEPASASAPTETKPTVPAKGLAMKSGFKRPGPKAPGTAATPAPAEPAAAEPAPAAEAEAPQPAPEQPTNGTSGNGAVAPPTAKPGGLGFKSGAKAPGRKN; encoded by the coding sequence ATGAATGCCCTGACAGTGACGCTGGGCACGATTGGGGCGGCGCTCAGTCTGCTGTGCTGGGCGTCGTTCTTCGGCGGCGTCAGGAACATCGCTCGCACCATCATGGTCGGACAGGGCGCACCGGATCGGTGGCGGCCGTTCTTCCCGCGCTTCAAGCAGATGCTCGTCGAGTTCCTCGCGCATACGCGGATGAACAAGTTCCGCACCGTCGGCTGGGCGCACTGGCTCGTCATGATCGGCTTCATCGGCGGCGCGATGCTGTGGTTCGAGGCATACGGTCAGACCTTCGACCCGGCGTTCCACTGGCCCATCATCGGCGACACGGCGATCTACCACCTCTGGGACGAGATCCTCGGCATCGGCACCGTGGTCGGCATCGGCACGCTGATCGTCATCCGGCAGCTGAACCACCCGCGCCTGCCCGAGCGCCTGTCCCGCTTCAGCGGCTCGAAGTTCGCACCGGCATACGTCATCGAGGCGATCGTCCTTCTCGAGGGCCTCGGCATGATCTTCGTGAAGGCCGGCAAGATCGCGACCTACCACCACTCCAACGCCGCGACCGACTTCTTCACCATGCAGGTCGCCAAGCTGCTGCCCGCGAGCCCGACCCTGGTGTCGATCTTCGCGTTCATCAAGCTGATGTCGGGTATGGCCTTCCTCTACCTGGTCGGCCGTAATGTCACGTGGGGCGTGGCCTGGCACCGCTTCTCGGCCTTCCCGAACATCTACTTCAAGCGTGAGGACGACGGCGGCGTCGCCCTCGGCGCGGCCAAGCCGATGATGTCCAACGGCAAGGCGCTCGACATGGAGAACGTCGACCCGGACAACGACACCCTCGGCGCGGGCCGGATCGAGGACTTCTCCTGGAAGGGCATTCTCGACTTCACCACCTGCACCGAGTGCGGTCGTTGCCAGTCGCAGTGCCCCGCGTGGAACACCGGTAAGCCGCTCTCGCCCAAGCTGCTGATCATGTCGCTGCGCGACCACACCTACGCCAAGGCGCCGTACCTGCTGGCCGGTGGCCGCAAGGACATGGGCGGCGACGAGGTCGGCCTGGTCGACGCCGAGGGCAAGCCGAACGAGGCCGCGCTGGCCAAGATCTCGGAGGCGGCCAAGGCCGAGGCCGAGCGTCCGTTGGTCGGCGGCGAGGACGTCAACGGCATCATCGACCCCGAGGTGCTGTGGAGCTGCACCACCTGTGGCGCGTGCGTCGAGCAGTGCCCGGTGGACATCGAGCACGTCGACCACATCATCGACATGCGCCGCTACCAGGTGCTCATCGAGTCGGAGTTCCCCTCCGAGCTGGCGGGTCTGTTCAAGAACCTGGAGAACAAGGGCAACCCCTGGGGCCAGAACGCCAAGGACCGCCTGAACTGGATCAACGAGCTCGACTTCCAGATCCCGGTCTACGGCAAGGATGCCGACAGCTTCGACGGTTACGAGTACCTGTTCTGGGTCGGTTGCGCCGGTGCTTACGAGGACCGCGCCAAGAAGACCACCAAGGCCGTCGCCGAACTGCTCGCCACCGCGGGCGTGAAGTTCATGGTGCTCGGTGACGGGGAGACCTGCACCGGTGACTCGGCTCGTCGCGCGGGTAACGAGTTCCTGTTCCAGCAGCTCGCCCAGCAGAACATCGAGACCCTCAACGAGGTCTTCGACGGCGTCGCCGACAAGAAGCGCAAGGTCGTCGTCACCTGTGCGCACTGCTTCAACGCGCTCAACAACGAGTACCCGCAGGTCGGCGGCACCTACGAGGTCGTGCACCACACCCAGCTGCTGAACCGCCTCGTGCGCCAGAAGAAGCTGATCCCGGTCGCCTCGGTGACGCAGAACGTGACCTACCACGATCCCTGCTACCTGGGTCGGCACAACAAGGTCTACAACGCGCCGCGTGAGCTGATGGAAGCCTCCGGCTCCACCCTGGTGGAGATGCCGCGGCACGGCGAGCGCTCCATGTGCTGTGGCGCCGGTGGCGCGCGCATGTGGATGGAAGAGCAGCTCGGCAAGCGCATCAACATCGACCGCGTCGACGAGGGCCTGTCGACCCTGGCGGCGTCCAACGGCTCCGCGCCGGGGAAGATCGCGACCGGTTGCCCCTTCTGCCGCGTGATGCTCAACGACGGTGTCACCGCGCGTCAGGAGAAGGGCGAAGGCGAGGGCGTCGAGGTCGTCGACGTGGCCCAGCTGATGCTGGACGCCATCGAGCGCGTCGAGCCGGCCACGCTGACCGAGAACCTGACCGTCATCCAGGAGCCCAAGGCCGAACCGGAGCCCGAGCCGGAACCGGAGCCCGTCGCCGTGGCGACCGAGACCCCGGCTGCCGCCAAGGCGGCGCCGACCGGTGGTGGCCTGGCCATGAAGGGCCCGGCCAAGGCACCCGGTGGTCTGGGTATGAAGGGCGCGGCCAAGGCGCCCAGTGCCAAGGCCGAAGCGGCTCCGGCCGCGGAAGCAGCCGCGCCCGCCAAGGGTCTTGCCATGAAGGGTCCGGCCAAGGCGCCCGGCAAGGGCCTGGGCATGAAGGGTGCCGCCAAGGCGCCGGGTGCGAAGGCCGCGGCTCCGGCCGCCGAGGCTCCGGCTGCCGAGGCTTCGACCGCTCCTGCCGCGCCCGTCAAGGGCTTGGCCATGAAGGGTCCGGCCAAGGCGCCGGGCAAGGGCCTGGGTATGAAGGGTGCCGCCAAGGCGCCGGGTGCGAAGGCCGCGGCTCCGGCTGCGGAAGCCGCCGAAGCTCCCGCCGCGGAAGCGCCCGCCGCCCCGCCCGTCAAGGGTCTGGGTATGAAGGGTGCGGCCAAGGCGCCCGGCGGTAAGGGTCTGGCGATGAAGGGTGCCGCGAAGGCGCCCGGCGCCAAGGCCGAGGCTCCGGCCGCCGCGGAACCCGCTGCGGAAACCCCGGCCGCGGAACCGGCTTCGGCTTCGGCTCCCACCGAGACCAAGCCGACCGTCCCGGCCAAGGGCCTCGCCATGAAGTCCGGCTTCAAGCGCCCCGGTCCCAAGGCCCCGGGCACCGCCGCGACCCCGGCCCCCGCCGAACCGGCTGCTGCCGAACCGGCCCCGGCCGCGGAAGCCGAAGCCCCGCAGCCCGCACCGGAACAGCCCACCAACGGCACTTCCGGCAACGGCGCCGTCGCACCCCCGACCGCCAAGCCAGGCGGCCTCGGCTTCAAGTCGGGCGCGAAGGCCCCGGGCCGCAAGAACTGA
- a CDS encoding NRDE family protein: MCLVLIGWRAHPDYRLIVAANRDEFYLRPTESMRWWPEVPGLLAGRDTGAVGRAEGDPPGTWLGASVAGAHNRFAAVTNVRNPNDERIGARSRGALLMDFLRGGDDRHPSGEFPSPEKYVREVAAAPDDYNGYNLVVSDLAALWWHSNRSANPPQPLAPGFHGLSNGTFVTSAGPAPGAELEAPQRIWPKVREGLTELRKVVESDPGAVDRYFDVLSDRNEVPDDELPHTGVPLEMERALSARFIAHRVHGTRASTVLLVRENGTFEMAERSYGEMGARLGAVTFHGSMELPR, from the coding sequence ATGTGTTTGGTGTTGATCGGCTGGCGCGCACACCCGGACTACCGGTTGATCGTGGCCGCCAACCGGGACGAGTTCTACCTCAGGCCTACCGAATCCATGCGGTGGTGGCCGGAGGTCCCCGGACTGCTCGCGGGGCGGGACACGGGCGCGGTCGGCAGGGCCGAGGGCGATCCGCCCGGCACCTGGCTCGGCGCGAGCGTGGCGGGCGCGCACAATCGCTTCGCCGCGGTGACCAACGTCCGAAATCCGAATGACGAACGGATCGGCGCTCGTTCACGCGGCGCGCTGTTGATGGATTTTCTGCGCGGCGGCGACGACCGGCATCCTTCCGGCGAATTCCCCAGTCCGGAAAAGTATGTTCGCGAGGTCGCCGCGGCGCCCGACGACTACAACGGCTACAACCTCGTCGTCTCGGACCTCGCCGCGCTGTGGTGGCATTCGAACCGCAGCGCGAATCCTCCGCAACCGCTCGCACCGGGGTTCCACGGGCTGTCCAACGGCACTTTCGTCACGTCGGCGGGGCCGGCGCCCGGCGCCGAACTGGAAGCGCCGCAGCGGATCTGGCCCAAGGTGCGGGAAGGCCTGACCGAGCTGCGCAAGGTGGTGGAATCCGATCCCGGTGCGGTGGACCGGTATTTCGACGTCCTCTCCGATCGCAACGAGGTGCCCGACGACGAATTGCCGCACACGGGCGTGCCGCTGGAGATGGAGCGGGCGCTGTCGGCTCGGTTCATCGCTCACCGTGTGCACGGCACCAGGGCCAGCACGGTGCTGCTGGTGCGGGAGAACGGCACGTTCGAGATGGCGGAGCGGTCCTACGGTGAGATGGGGGCTCGACTGGGGGCGGTTACCTTCCACGGCTCGATGGAACTGCCGCGCTGA